The following proteins are encoded in a genomic region of Rickettsiales bacterium:
- a CDS encoding GNAT family N-acetyltransferase — protein MEQLVYRSFGSRTKRISDYCFEQVRLIYQAFSIEFDPTWYPYLMNIRDASGCTVNELAALMGISQPGVSKMLKRLAEQELIREAGGSKDKRSKSIILTQAAEGLLKHIEPAVEAINQAFSHIERPAGGALAALTELESCLRERSLFDRVIALTKGEHRLQLREYNQQLHAFYERHNRAWLEKFFHVEPHDEEVLSDPHTHVLKKGGTIYIAHLAGYPVGGFTLMPYGNMLELAKMYVVEPLQGSGIGKQLLSSALQEAEKTRFDTLFLVSNRKLSPAIHLYKKAGFTEVPLESGDVLYERADIKMMRHIKKF, from the coding sequence ATGGAACAACTGGTTTATAGAAGCTTCGGCAGCCGAACGAAACGCATCAGCGATTATTGCTTTGAGCAAGTGCGCCTGATCTATCAGGCGTTTTCCATAGAATTCGATCCTACCTGGTATCCCTATTTGATGAATATCCGGGATGCGTCCGGTTGCACAGTGAATGAACTGGCCGCATTGATGGGTATCAGCCAGCCGGGCGTCAGTAAAATGCTCAAGCGGCTGGCGGAGCAGGAATTAATTCGCGAGGCAGGCGGCTCAAAGGATAAGCGCTCCAAATCCATTATCCTGACGCAGGCGGCAGAAGGGCTCTTAAAGCATATCGAACCTGCGGTGGAAGCTATAAACCAGGCTTTTTCGCATATAGAGCGGCCTGCCGGTGGTGCGCTGGCAGCATTAACCGAACTGGAGTCCTGTCTGCGGGAGCGTTCGCTCTTCGATCGCGTGATTGCGTTGACAAAAGGAGAGCACAGGCTGCAGCTTAGGGAATATAATCAGCAGCTTCATGCGTTCTATGAGCGCCATAACCGCGCATGGCTGGAGAAATTCTTCCATGTCGAGCCCCATGATGAAGAAGTCCTGAGCGATCCGCACACGCATGTGCTGAAAAAAGGCGGTACTATATATATAGCCCATCTTGCGGGCTACCCGGTCGGCGGTTTTACCCTGATGCCCTACGGAAATATGCTGGAACTCGCTAAAATGTATGTGGTTGAGCCGTTACAAGGCAGTGGAATAGGCAAGCAACTATTAAGTTCCGCGCTTCAGGAGGCGGAGAAAACCCGGTTCGATACATTGTTTCTGGTCAGTAATCGCAAACTCAGCCCCGCCATCCATCTCTATAAAAAAGCCGGTTTTACCGAGGTTCCACTCGAATCCGGCGACGTTTTATATGAGCGCGCAGATATTAAAATGATGCGCCATATTAAGAAATTTTGA